ACCGGTGGCCAGTCCGGGGCCGGCACGGTGTTCGGCCAGATCGTCCCGAAGGCGATCAGCACTCCGGCGACCAGCAGCGCAGTCCGGTCGCCCGGGCGGCGCAGCACGATCAGGACGCCGACGCCGAGGAAAACCGCCGCGACGACGGTGAGCCCACCGACCCAGGCGGTCGCGTAGGCGCTGGTCGTCAGGCCCCACGCGGCCAGGCCGGCCCGCATCGCCGCCGGGTTGTCCACCAGCGACGGATCCAGCGAGCCGGCCCGGCGGTAGGCCGAGGGCAGCGCGGCGGTGTAGGCGGCGAGGCCGAGGGCCGCCAGCGTGAGCAACGCCGTCCGGGCGGGGACGATCCGCATCGCGACCCTCCTGTTCCGCTCCCGAGCGGGTCGCTGTCCTCAGTGTGCGGCTTCCGGCGTGTGCACGGCACCACCGATCGTCGCCGGTTGCTCGTCCGCGCCGAGGTGCACCCGCCCGGTGGCCATCAGCAGTCCGCAGCCGGCGACCACGGTCAGCAGCAGCGCGATCATCCAGGACTCCACCGTGGACAGGAACAGGATCGCGAGAGGCGCCACCGCGATCGTCCAGGACAGCGTCCGGGGAAAGACCCGGGCGCGGGCCATCGCGATGCCGAACAGCAGGAACCCGAGATTGAGCGCGACCAGCATGACCAGCACATAGACCAGGTACGCGGTGGCGACCTCCTCGAGGGCGCCGTCGGCGGCCAGGGCGGCATTGCCGGGCCGGCCGTAGAGCGCCGGGGCCAGGTAGTCGTAGACCGGCTGCGACGCTACCTGCAGACCGGCGACACCCAGGTAGAGCAGCACGAACGACACCGCGCCGAACCGGCCGGCGGCCCGGGCCTGCACGGCGTACCACGCCGGGAGCCCGAGCAGCAGAAGCAGACCACCGGCGATGCCGACGGTCCCGATCGCGGTCAGTGCCGGGTTGACCGTCTTCTGGTCCACGAAGTCGTGACCCACGGTGGCGAATGCGCTGAGCACACCCCCGGCGCACAGCGCGACGCCGCCGGCCCGGATCAGCCGGTCGATCGTTGTCATGGCTTTCTCCCTCCGTCTCGCATGATTGACGTCAGGATTCCGGCCCGATGTCCCGGGCGTCCCGAGACGATGTCCCGGCCGGCCCGGGAGAAATGTCCCAGGCCGGCCGGGATGATCGGCGGGCTACTGCTGCATCGGCAGGATCGCGCAGGTGGAGAGCGCGGGCAGGCCGGCCAGCCGGTAGCCGAGCCAGTCGATCGCGTCGCCCTGGTCGGTCAGCAGCGGCGCCAGGTGGTTGACCAGCGGGCTGCCGGTGGCGGGCAGGTTGATCGGGGCGTAGACCACGTCGCCGCCGAGCTTGCACCAGTCCGCGGCCATCGTCCGGGCCTGCCCGTGCGCGACCAGGTTGTCGTTCACCCCGGTGGCCACCCGGACGATCCCGGCGGGTTTCCGGGCGCCGATCCGCTGCGCGTCGATGAAGGAACGCAGGGCCGGTTCGGCCTTGATGACGGCCGCGAGAGATTGTCCGGTGGTCGTCCACGAGGAACTGTGTTTGCCGGCGTATCCGACAATCGCGTCACCCACACACATCGTCGAAAGATCGGCGAGCGCTGCGCGTCCGGAATCGCTCAGGTATTTGTCCGCGACCGTTTTCAGGCTCGGCTCCGACTGCATGAATCCGCTCACCGACCAGCCCAGCGCGCCGACCAATTCCGTCCCGTCGATCGACGCGGTGACATCGGCCAGGTCAGCCGGCGGAGCACCGGCGTAGGTAGCTTTCAACCGCACGTCCGGCGCGTATTCCGCCTGCAATTCCGCCGCCGAGGCGACCGCGCCGCCGCCCTGGCTGTATCCGTAGAATCCGACCGCGGATCTCGCGGTGAGCGAGGTGTCCGGCAGCGCCTTGGCGGCCCGCGCCGCGTCCAGCACCGCGTGCCCCTCGTCCACCCGGTTGACGTAGGTGTGCAGCCGATCCGTCGCGCCCAGTCCCGGATAGTCGGTCTGCACGACCGCGATGCCCTTGACGAGCATCCGGTAGATGGCCAGGATCTCGTAGCCGATCGACACCGTGGTCTGCCCGTCGTCCGCCCCGAGGATCAGGCCGCGTTGCAGGGCGAGCGAGGTGGAGCACTGGTCGCCCTGCCCCATCGTGCCGGGCGCGAGGACCACCAGCGGCCGCGGGCCGAGCCCGAGCCAGGGCGCGGCCGGCTCCAGGTAGGCGCCGGTCACCGCGACCGGCGCGCCGGTCGAGTCGGTGGACCGATACATGATCCGGGTCGCCCGGCCCGGCAGCGGAGAATCGATGCCGGGCAGCGACAATGCCAGCGGTAACGGCTCGCTGCGAATCAGTGCGCCATTGTCCGCCGGCAGCGCCGCCGGCGGGTCGTAGAATGCGGGAATCGTCACCCCACGCGAGGCGGCGGCCTGCGCCGCCGGCCCGCCGAAACCAACGCCGACAATGGTCGCGGCAATTATCGCAACAGCAATCCTCTTCCGTACGGACATGTCCGTCCTCCAGCGATTCAGCGCGCGTTGCCACTCACCGCCATCGATGAGTCTCCGCGGTTACCGGAAGGTAACCAGCCGAACCGAGACATTCCAGAGGGACGAATTCTCACTCCGCCGAGATCAGAAGGTGACGGCCTCGCCGAGGGGGATCCGGGCGTACTCGGTGTCCTCGTCCGCCATCCAGCCGTCGAAGTTGGCGAACCCGACATCCGTCGACAGTGCCCGGTCGTGGAT
Above is a genomic segment from Actinoplanes ianthinogenes containing:
- a CDS encoding lipase family protein, which translates into the protein MTIPAFYDPPAALPADNGALIRSEPLPLALSLPGIDSPLPGRATRIMYRSTDSTGAPVAVTGAYLEPAAPWLGLGPRPLVVLAPGTMGQGDQCSTSLALQRGLILGADDGQTTVSIGYEILAIYRMLVKGIAVVQTDYPGLGATDRLHTYVNRVDEGHAVLDAARAAKALPDTSLTARSAVGFYGYSQGGGAVASAAELQAEYAPDVRLKATYAGAPPADLADVTASIDGTELVGALGWSVSGFMQSEPSLKTVADKYLSDSGRAALADLSTMCVGDAIVGYAGKHSSSWTTTGQSLAAVIKAEPALRSFIDAQRIGARKPAGIVRVATGVNDNLVAHGQARTMAADWCKLGGDVVYAPINLPATGSPLVNHLAPLLTDQGDAIDWLGYRLAGLPALSTCAILPMQQ